Sequence from the Microbacterium sp. AZCO genome:
GTGACGAGCGCGTTCGCCTCGGCGATGCCGGGCGAGACCGTCTCGTAGTGGGCGTACTCGAGCTCGTCCATGAACGGCTGCAGGTTGGGGTAGTTCTGCACGAGCGTCGGATCGTTGCGCACGTCGTTCGCTGCGGGGAGCTCACCCGTCTCGGCCCAGCCGGCGGAGTTGTCGTTCATCCACTTGACGAACGTCGCCGCTGCGGCGGTCTTGTTCTTGTCCTGTCCCTTGTTCGCGGGGAACACCCAGTGCGTCGAGCTCGACCACACGGCCTTCTCGGTTCCGATCTGCGGCACGGGGGCGGCCGCCCAGTCGAGATCGGCGAACGCGCTGTTCGTGGTCTGCCAGACGCCGTTCCAGTTGAACGCGGTCTGACCGGCGAGGAGGGCCTTGATGTTGCCGTCCTGTGCGACGTTGGCCGGGCTGTAGCCGTTCTTGACGAGATCGGTCATCCACGTGAGGGCCTGCACGCCGGCATCCGAGTTGAAGCTCGCCTTCGTGACGTCCTTGTTGTAGAGGTCACCGCCGAACTGCCACAGCAGGCTCTCGAACTCGAAGGTGCCGGTGAAGACGTAGCCGTCGACCCATTCGCCCTGCACTCCGACGCCCTTGAGCGCTTCGAGAGCGGCGGTGTACGACGCCTGGTCGGTCGGGATGTCGGTGATGCCCGCCTGCCCGAGGACCGTCTTGTTCACGAACAGGCCGAGCGGGGTGACGCTCCACGGGATCGCGTACTGGGTGCCCTTGTAGTCGCCCGCGTCGAAGACGCCCGGCGGGAAGTCGTCGGCGGTGTAGCCGAGGCCCTTCACGATGTCGTCCGCGTTGAGCAGGAGCTTCTGCGCCGCATAGGTCGCGAGGTCGTCGCCGTGGAGCACCGCGACGTCGGGACCCTTGCCCGCCTTGATGGCCAGCGGCATCTTCTTGGCGATGTCGCCCCATTCCTGCGGCACGTTCTTGACGACGATGTTG
This genomic interval carries:
- a CDS encoding ABC transporter substrate-binding protein → MKKAFVRALGIAAAVSLGVALTGCGGSSSNSGAVSGGGDYTGPKVDITFWHGWTGGAAPTLVPKLIEKFNSEHDNIVVKNVPQEWGDIAKKMPLAIKAGKGPDVAVLHGDDLATYAAQKLLLNADDIVKGLGYTADDFPPGVFDAGDYKGTQYAIPWSVTPLGLFVNKTVLGQAGITDIPTDQASYTAALEALKGVGVQGEWVDGYVFTGTFEFESLLWQFGGDLYNKDVTKASFNSDAGVQALTWMTDLVKNGYSPANVAQDGNIKALLAGQTAFNWNGVWQTTNSAFADLDWAAAPVPQIGTEKAVWSSSTHWVFPANKGQDKNKTAAAATFVKWMNDNSAGWAETGELPAANDVRNDPTLVQNYPNLQPFMDELEYAHYETVSPGIAEANALVTTAINEALNGKKTPQQALDDAAKKADQILKQNASKYGG